A single Staphylococcus muscae DNA region contains:
- a CDS encoding fumarylacetoacetate hydrolase family protein encodes MKFLSFKHNDETSYGVKVKREEAAWDLRKVFADFGEAEFQPKTLLEGLQHNQTLEFQEQVRKAVVAAEESGNSADYKVQYTDIEFLPPVTPPNNVIAFGRNYKAHAEELNHGVDRLYVFTKAASSLTGDEATIPNHKDITDELDYEGELGVVIGKSGEKIPKGLALDYVYGYTIINDITDRAAQKGHDQAFLSKSLTGGCPMGPYIVTKDELPTPENVNIVTKVNNEIRQDGNTSQMVLKIDELIEEISKYVALHPGDIIATGTPAGVGAGMNPPKFLQPGDEVKVTIDNIGTLTTFIED; translated from the coding sequence ATGAAATTCTTATCATTCAAACACAATGATGAAACATCATACGGTGTTAAAGTTAAGCGAGAAGAAGCGGCTTGGGATTTACGAAAAGTATTTGCTGATTTTGGCGAAGCAGAATTCCAACCGAAAACATTGTTAGAAGGATTGCAACACAATCAAACATTAGAATTTCAAGAGCAAGTAAGAAAGGCAGTTGTAGCAGCAGAAGAAAGTGGCAACTCAGCTGACTATAAAGTGCAATATACAGATATTGAATTTTTACCGCCAGTCACACCACCAAATAATGTGATTGCATTTGGTCGTAACTACAAAGCACATGCTGAAGAGTTAAATCATGGTGTTGATCGCTTATATGTTTTTACAAAAGCGGCATCTTCATTAACAGGTGATGAAGCAACAATTCCAAATCACAAAGATATTACAGATGAATTAGATTATGAAGGTGAGTTAGGCGTTGTAATTGGTAAATCAGGTGAGAAGATTCCTAAAGGCTTAGCGCTTGACTATGTATATGGTTACACAATCATCAATGATATTACAGACCGTGCAGCACAAAAAGGACACGATCAAGCATTCTTGTCTAAAAGTTTAACAGGTGGCTGCCCAATGGGACCTTATATCGTTACAAAAGATGAATTACCAACACCTGAAAATGTAAATATCGTAACAAAGGTAAATAACGAAATTCGTCAAGACGGTAATACGTCACAAATGGTCTTAAAAATTGACGAATTAATTGAAGAAATTTCAAAATATGTTGCATTACATCCAGGTGACATTATTGCGACAGGTACACCAGCTGGCGTAGGTGCAGGTATGAATCCACCGAAGTTCTTACAACCGGGAGACGAAGTAAAAGTAACAATCGATAATATCGGTACATTAACGACATTTATCGAAGACTAA